In the genome of Gorilla gorilla gorilla isolate KB3781 chromosome 22, NHGRI_mGorGor1-v2.1_pri, whole genome shotgun sequence, the window CAGTGGGATACACGTAGCTACTGCACACACTGCAGAGAGCTTTCAGGTGGGAGGACAGTTGTCAGAACTAAGCTCATCAATACACAGAACAGTTgtatcttgtaatttttttttttttttttttttgagacggagttttgctctttatgcccaggctggagtgcaatggcgtgatctcggctcaccacaacctccacctccctgattcaagcaattctcctgcctcagcctcccaagtaactgggattacaggcatgcgccaccacacctggctaattttttgtttttttgtttttttttttttgcgataaagtctcactctgtcgccaggctagagtgcagtggcacgatcttggctcactgcaacctccgcctcctgggttcaagccattctcctgccccatcctcccgaatagctgggactacaggtgcccgccaccaaacccggcaaatttttctgtttttagtagagacggggtttcaccatgttggccaggttggtctccatctcttgaccttgtgatccgtccaccttggccttccaaagtgctgggattacaggcgtgagccactgcacccagccaattttttgtattttttagtagagacaggatttctgcatgttggccaggctggttttgaactcccgacctcaggtgatcctcctgcctcaacctcccaaagttgctgggattacaggcgtgagccactgcacccggccatgtatctcataatttttaaaagaattcctgtacaggctgggcatgggggttcacgcctataatcccagaactttgggaagctgaggcgggaggatcagttgagttcagcagtttgagacaagcctgagcaacgtagtgaaaacccatctctagaaaaaactttaaaaagtagctgggtatggtagcgtgcacctgtggtcctagttactcaggaggctgaggcgagaggatcatttgagcccaggaggtcgaggttgtagtgaattatgattgcaccactgctgcactccatcctgggtgatagagtgagaccctgtctcgacaaaaataaatactgagtccgggtgtggtggctcacacctgtaatcccagcacttttgcaggccaaggcgggccgatcacttgaggtcaggagttcgagaacagcctggccaatatggtgaaacccccgtctctactaaaaatacaaaaattagctgggcatggtggcggacgcctgtaatcccagccgctcaggaggctgaggcaggagaatcgcttggacctaggaggcagaggttgcaatgagctgagattgtgccattgcactgcttCTTGGGtgtcacagcaagactccatctcaaaacaagcaaacaaacaacaaatccctgtacaaagaaaaataaataatgcttgTAAATGGACACGTGCAGGCCCATATTTTCCCCTGAAGTGTTGGTAGTTGGTAAGTGTAAGATACAGAGGAACTTTTCACCCTCCATGGCACATTGCCAGATCAAACCTTTCTCAGCCAGAAGTGGCTTTGGAAGCTCTAACAGAAGTTTCCTGCATGCAAGTGAGGTACCCAAAGCTCTCATCCTTGGAGTCACATCTCTAGTCAGAGTGTCTGCCACAGGACAAGACCCTGGCGCGATGGGACATGCTATGCCTTATTTCATCAGAGGTGTCCAGCTTTCCCCAGCACATGCGTTCTCCCTGAGGAAGGCTGCCGGCACAGATGTCAGGGGTTGGATGTTCTTGGAGGTGCACCTTGGGGAACCGCTGGGCTCTCTAGCTTGCTGCTTTCCTTGAATCCAGTACCCAGGCCTAATTTTGCAACAGTCAGTAATAAATTGTTGACTGAGTAATTTCTGTGTAGCTTTTTGAAGAGTATGTCCAGAAGCCAAAGTTAATTATCCATTTGAAGTCCTTGTTTCAGTTTTAAAAGTAAGGAATATCTGGAAATAGAAATTTCACGTAATTTCTATTTACACACAGTGTAAATAGTGGCTCAGTAAAAAaataggcacagtggctcacttctgtaatcccagcactttgggaggctgaggcgggtggatcacctgaggtcaggagttcgagaccagcctgaccaacattgtgaaagcctgtatctactaaaaatacaaaaaaaaaattagccgggcatggtggtgcatgcttgtagtcccagctactcgggaggctgaggcaggagaatcacttgaacccaggaggtggaggttgcagtgagccaagatcacgccattgcactctagcctgagccaaaagagtgaaactccatctcagaaaaaaattacccaggcgtggtggcacacaactgtagtaccagctactcgggaggctgaggcaggaagatcacttgagcccaggagttggaggtttcaCTGAGCCGagatttgcaccactgcactccagcctgggtgactgagctagactccatctcaaaaaaaaaaaaaaaagaaaacgaaattTTACATATCAAATTATAACAagcagtgccaggcactgttctaagcacttttccCATATCTCATCTTCCCCAGTCCTCAACAACCCAGGGAGTAGATGCTACTGTTATCCCCATGTCATAGACAAGGAAGTTGAGGTGTGGAGGGACTGAGCTGCCTGAGTCATGCAGTGTCCACACAGGTGTCAGCGGAGaagcctggatttgaacccaggcattctGGCAGTGCAGTTTATATTTTAATCACTGTGCTGTCTTCCTTCTGAAAATTCTTgattctcatgtgtttatttaaaaataaaatgccgggcgcggtggctcatgcctgtaatcccagcactttgggaggccaaagtgggcagatcacttgaggtcgggactttgagaccagcctgaccaccgtggagaaaccctgtctctactaaaaatacaaaattagccgggtgtggtggcacatgcctgtaatcccagctactcgggaggctgaggcaagagaattgcttgaacctgggaggcagaggttgcggtgactcgagatcgtgccactgcactccagcctgggcaacaagagtaaaactctgtttcaaaagaagaattagataaataaataaaataagtaaaaataaaaaaaatctttttatagtGAAACACCTGTAGAAGTTTCCATTACCATATAAAATTTGAGTAACTTTATTCTCTAATGTAATGTTTAAATGCACCTCTGTTTCTGAATGTGCCTTGTTTCCAAAGTTAGTTTTGTGATATTTTGACAAGATGTGGAAGTATTTTAAGGTTGCTAATCTATGTTTCACACCCTAACCCTTTTTACTTTTGATAGGGGAATCACTAAAAACTTGAAGGCCATGCCCTCACTTTTCAACTAAGCAGAAAAGAGATTCAGGAAATTGGAGTTCTATTTTGAGAGGTGATAGGGAAGCAACAAGGCGAATTCCTGCTTTCACTAATTACTAGTACAGTATTTGTAAACCTTTATTTTACATAGTTTGTTATGGTCTCTGAGAGAAGAGAAACAGTCTCTGAAAGTCCCCATCTCAGGCTGTGAGATAGGCCTACACAGCTAGTCTTAGGTCggtagttttgtgttttattataCAGTCATCCTTCAGTATCTGAGGGGAATTGGTTCTAGGCCACCCCTCCCACCAGGATTCCAAAATGTGCAGTCGCTCAAGTCGCTGATATACAGTGATGCAGTATTTGCATATCACCTAagtacatcctcctgtatactttaaatcatctctagattacttataatacctcatacaatgtaaatgccatgtaaatagttgttgtattgtttagggaataatgtcAAGGAAAAAAGTTTGTTCATGTTCAGTACCAAAGCAGATGATTTTCTGAACATTTTCCATCCTCAGTTGGTTGCTTGGTGGGTTTCTATGGGACCTGTCTTAGGATGATTGCATTGAAGATACCATCAGTAATAAGTAATGTGTCATGAAATGTCTGTAATTTTGACTGAGTTTTAAGTTGTTTTGTTAAATAACATTCCTTTTTATGCCATTTCCTAGATGTAGTGGAACCAAAGGAGAGGGGCAAGCTCCTAGCCACCCAGACCGCAGCTGAATTGTCTAAAAACTTTTCTTCACCCAGTTCTTACCCGCCAGCTGTGAATAAGGGCAGGAAGGTAGCTAGTCCCAGTCCCAGTGGCAGCGTGGTATTCACAGATGAAGGGGTTCCGAAATTTTTGTCAAGAAAGACTTTGGTAGAGTTTCCACAGAAAGTTCTGTCTCCATTCAGAAAACAGGGCTCTGATTCAGAAGCTCGTCAGGTGGGTCGGAAAGTGATGTCGCCTTCGTCTTCATCCTCGTCCAGCTCCTCTGATTCTGAATCTGATGATGAGGCTGACGTTTCAGAGGTCACTCCTCGAGTGGTGAGCAAAGGCAGAGGGGGGCTTCGAAAACCAGAGGCCTCTCATTCCTTTGAAAACAGAGCCCCCCGAGTTACAGTATCAGCAAAAGAGAAAACCTTGCTGCAGAAGCCGCATGTGGACATCACTGATCCAGAGACGCCCTACCAGCCAAAGAAGAAAGGGTCCCCTGCTAAGCCATCAGAAGGCAGGGAAAATGCGAGACCAAAAACCACAATGCCCAGATCTCAAGTAGATGAAGAGTTTTTGAAGCCAAgtttaaaggaaaaacaattgCAGAAAACATttagattaaatgaaatagataAAGAAAGCCAAAAGCCATTTGAAGTTAAAGGACCCTTACCTGTCCACACAAAATCAGGGTTGTCTGCGCCACCGAAGGGCAGCCCAGCGCCTGCTGTGTTGGCAGAAGAGGCCAGAGCAGAGGGGCAGCTGCAAGCCAGTCCTCCTGGGGCGGCAGAGGGGCACCTGGAAAAACCTGTGCCAGAGCCCCAGCGCAAGGCGgcccctcccctgcccagaaAGGAAACCTCAGGGACGCAGGGAATAGAAGGGCACCTGAAGGGTGGAGAGGCAATCGTGGAAGATCAGATACCACCAAGCAATTTGGAGACAGTTCCTGTTGAGAATAACCACGGTTTCCATGAAAAGACAGCAGCGCCGAAGCTTGAGGCCAAGGGCGAGGCCATGGAAGATGCAGCCGCGCCAGGGGACAACCGAGGCGGCACACAGGGTATACCTTGACTCGCGCTCCCAAGTGCACCCTGTCTCTTAGGGTAGTGAGGCAAAAGAACTAATTTACATATGCTTGCAGAGCAGTGTTACAATTAGTCAAATTCTGTACTAGAAATATGGCCTGTAACGCTGTCTCAGCCAGGCAGAAAAGTATGTCTTAATTATGGACAATCCACATCTTTATATTCAGAATCCCTAAAATATTtaacgttcttttttttttttttttttaagatggagtcttgctctgttgcccaggctagagtgcagtggcgcgatctctgctcactacaacttccatctcaagcaattcccctgcctcagcctcctgagtagctgagattacaggcgcaggccaccacacccggctaatctttttgtatttttagtagagacggggtttcaccgtgttggccaggctggtctcgaactcctgacctcaggcaatccacccgcctcggcctcccaaagtgctgggattacaggcatgagcaaccccACCCTGCTTaaccttcatctttttttttttttttttttttgagacagagtcttgctccatctccaggctggagtgcaatggtgcaatcttggctcactgcaacctctgcctcccaggttcaagccattctcctgcctcagcctcctgagtagctgggattacagtcccccaccaccacgcccagctaatttttgtatttttagtagagacggggtttcaccatgttggccaggatggtctcaatctcgtgacatcatgatcagcctgcctcggcctcccaaagtgctgggattacaggcctgagccaccgcgcccggcccccaaccTTCATCTTAAAGAGTATGTCCTTGGCACTCTTGACTATTTCTTAACCAGTATaatttttgaaaactggcagCTTAACATTGTCACCACTGACTTTTGAAGGTGTCCGAGTGTTCATTGATGACCTTGTGGGGCATCTCACTAAGTGAAAAGGGGAGCCTCCGGTTTAACTTGCATAGGTGAAGAGCAGTAGCTAGTCGCTTGGCGTGAGAGTCTTTGGGTAAACTAGATGATTGCTTTCAGCATCCTGTGCACAGGGCAGATTCACAGTTCAGGGATTAAAGCAGTTAAGTGTTGCACAGGGCAGCCGCTGCATACGCATCCTTTCCCCTGGACAGCATTTCCTTCTCCGGTTCACTGAAAATACATATGGGCTGCTTTACTCTTCTAGAAGACATTTGtgaagggtttttgttttttgtttgtttgtttgtttgtttttgacgtgggttttgctgttgttgcccaggctggagtacaatggcgcaatcttggcttactgtaacctccgcctcctgggttcaagtgattctccagcctcagcctccagagtagctgggattacaggcgtgtggcaccacccccggctaatttttgtatttttagtagagacagggttttaccatgttggccagggtggtctcgaacacctaaccttaggtgatccacctgccttggcctcccaaagtgctgggattacaggcatgagccaccgtgcctagcgtGTGAAGGCTTTTAAAGGGCAACAGTATTTATTCCTATTatgttaccattttttttttttttttttttttgggagatggaatctcactctgtcacccaggctgcagtacggtggcacaatcttggctcactgccggCTCCACCTCCCACGtacaaacgattctcctgcctcagcctcctgagtaggtgccACTACAGGtaactgccaccacgcctggctaattattgtatttttacagggttttgccatgttgatcaggttagtctcgaactcctgaccgcaggtgatccacctgcctctgcctcccaaagtgctgggatttcaggcgtgagccactgcgcccagctatgtTACCATTTTCTTGAGCACTAAACTTGATAAGATGCAATGTGCTTTAGGTGGGTCGTGGCAAACATGAAAAGGCAAGCTTCCGTTTTAGAATCCATGGCTCTTCTTGAAGACTTCTCTAAAGTGCATGATCCCTAACAAGCGCGGCTCCGTCCTGTGTCTGCTCTCCATCCTCTGTACCGCCGCCCCTTGCCTTATGTGCCTTACATGATGCCTTCTTGTTCTTGGTTCGTTATGCGACAGGATCTATGTGTTTTCCCCCCTCTCCGTCTGCTCTTTGATCAGTACGCCAAGTGCCGGTGCTTGCCAGACTTCCCAGCCCTCAGGAACTGCATTTCCTGATGCTGCTGCTTTCACTCCTCCTGCTCTAAAATGGAGACGAATAACACAACTCGCAGGATAAAAACAGAATTGGGAGTTTTCAGACTGCAAACCTTTCTGAAGAGAAAGTTCTAATATTTCATGGATGTGTTGTTTCTTAACTATCTTCTGTGCGCATGCGCACAGCCCACCTTGCAGAGCCGTGTCTGTGTGGGGCCGCGGTCTCACTAGGCAGTCCGTGCCCCAGTACTGGCCTTCCAGGTAGAGTGGTTTTAGATCAGAGTTTTGTAACCCACATCTTGGTCAGTTATCACCCTCCCTATAGTAACTAAAATAGTACGTTCTGCTTTGAAGGTGTCCCTACACCACACCGAAGATACTCACCTTGTGGAGATTGGAAGGATGCCAGCTCTTTAAATAAGACATCGTTTTTGCTTAAcataacttaaaaatgaaaaacagagctTTTGATATTAATTGAaatagtgagaaaataaatgtatttaggtTATTTTTTTGTGGAGCTTGAATGGAAGTTAAGACAGACCTAATGACCTGATTTACAGAAATTGAGTCAGTACAAATCTTAACCCAAATATCAGCCTGCGTTCCCGTGCTGGTTTTGATTTTGCCATTATGTTATATTGTGTGTCCTGCTGCAGGAGACCAGTACTTCTTTTGCCTCAACCCCTACTTGTAGTTTCGAATTACCAAATGTTTAAATGCTATGTTGTTGTTATTAGAATTTATCTAATTTTCTTGTATCAGGGATTCAGAAGGCTCCTTTAGTTTaagcttttcaaaaaaaaatttttatttgacagACTTgctctgtcccacaggctggagtgcagtgatgtgatctcagctcactgcaacctccccctcccagtctcaagcgatcctcccacctcagcctcctgagt includes:
- the NDUFV3 gene encoding NADH dehydrogenase [ubiquinone] flavoprotein 3, mitochondrial isoform X1, with the protein product MAAPCLLRQGRAGALKTMLQEAQVFRGLASTVSLSAESGKSEKGQPQNSKKQSPPKNVVEPKERGKLLATQTAAELSKNFSSPSSYPPAVNKGRKVASPSPSGSVVFTDEGVPKFLSRKTLVEFPQKVLSPFRKQGSDSEARQVGRKVMSPSSSSSSSSSDSESDDEADVSEVTPRVVSKGRGGLRKPEASHSFENRAPRVTVSAKEKTLLQKPHVDITDPETPYQPKKKGSPAKPSEGRENARPKTTMPRSQVDEEFLKPSLKEKQLQKTFRLNEIDKESQKPFEVKGPLPVHTKSGLSAPPKGSPAPAVLAEEARAEGQLQASPPGAAEGHLEKPVPEPQRKAAPPLPRKETSGTQGIEGHLKGGEAIVEDQIPPSNLETVPVENNHGFHEKTAAPKLEAKGEAMEDAAAPGDNRGGTQEPAPVPAEPFDNSTYKNLQHHDYSTYTFLDLNLELSKFRMPQPSSGRESPRH